In Populus alba chromosome 9, ASM523922v2, whole genome shotgun sequence, a genomic segment contains:
- the LOC118035130 gene encoding dicarboxylate transporter 1, chloroplastic, which produces MASLALISSSLSFNNSLPCLKSRSLTHLRSTAPHPLPFRPNLPKLSTVSPLLPRFSKSKITTTTRKISSLTVKASTSAASPSPAPTSITPASPPWQGAAMKPLLASIATGVILWFVPVPAGVTKPAWQLLAIFLATIVGIITQPLPLGAVALMGLGASVLTKTLTFSAAFSAFGDPIPWLIALAFFFARGFIKTGLGNRIAYQFVSLFGSSSLGLGYSLVFSEALLAPAIPSVSARAGGIFLPLVKSLCVACGSNAGDGTEHKLGSWLMLTCFQTSVISSSMFLTAMAANPLSATLTFNTIKQTIGWTDWAKAAIVPGLVSLIVVPFILYLVYPPTVKTSPDAPKLAREKLEKMGPMSTNEIIMAGTLFLTVGLWIFGGMLNVDAVTAAILGLSVLLVTGVVTWKECLAEAVAWDTLTWFAALIAMAGYLNKYGLISWFSQTVVKFVGGLGLSWQLSFGILVLLYFYSHYFFASGAAHIGAMFTAFLSVASALGTPPYFGAMVLAFLSNLMGGLTHYGIGSAPVFYGANYVPLAKWWGYGFLISVVNIIIWLGLGGVWWKFIGLW; this is translated from the exons ATGGCGTCGCTTGCTCTGATATCATCTTCTCTTTCCTTCAACAACTCCCTCCCTTGTCTCAAATCCCGCTCTCTCACGCACCTGAGATCCACCGCACCACATCCCCTCCCTTTCCGTCCAAATCTCCCGAAACTCTCTACTGTCTCTCCCTTACTCCCAAGATTCTCCAAATCTAAAATCACAACAACCACCCGGAAAATCTCTAGCCTCACAGTAAAAGCATCAACATCTGCAGCATCACCGTCACCCGCACCAACATCAATTACACCCGCCTCACCGCCATGGCAAGGAGCAGCCATGAAACCTTTACTAGCATCCATCGCGACAGGTGTCATTCTCTGGTTCGTTCCTGTTCCCGCGGGAGTTACGAAACCAGCATGGCAGCTGCTCGCAATTTTTCTTGCTACAATAGTCGGAATCATCACGCAACCCTTACCGCTTGGAGCGGTAGCTTTGATGGGTTTAGGCGCTTCAGTTCTAACAAAAACCCTCACTTTCTCCGCCGCGTTTTCCGCATTTGGTGATCCAATCCCTTGGTTAATTGCACTCGCTTTCTTCTTCGCGCGTGGATTTATCAAAACCGGACTTGGTAACCGAATTGCGTATCAATTTGTGTCTCTGTTTGGATCTTCTTCGTTAGGGTTAGGTTACAGTCTTGTTTTTAGTGAAGCTTTACTAGCGCCGGCGATTCCTTCTGTTTCTGCACGAGCAGGAGGGATATTTTTGCCGCTAGTGAAGTCACTCTGTGTTGCTTGTGGTAGTAATGCGGGTGATGGGACGGAGCATAAACTTGGTTCGTGGTTAATGTTAACTTGTTTCCAAACATCAGTGATTTCGTCATCCATGTTTTTGACAGCTATGGCTGCGAATCCTCTGAGTGCTACTTTGACATTCAATACGATTAAACAAACAATTGGGTGGACGGATTGGGCCAAGGCTGCGATTGTGCCTGGATTGGTTTCGTTGATTGTTGTTccgtttattttgtatttggtttATCCGCCAACTGTCAAGACTAGCCCTGATGCACCTAAATTGGCTAGGGAGAAGTTGGAGAAGATGGGACCCATGTCTACTAATGAAATTATTATGGCTGGCACTCTGTTTCTCACG GTGGGACTCTGGATTTTTGGTGGGATGCTGAACGTGGATGCTGTTACTGCTGCTATTCTTGGATTGTCCGTCCTTCTTGTCACTGGCGTAGTGACATGGAAGGAGTGCTTAGCTGAAGCAGTTGCCTGGGATACCTTGACATGGTTTGCTGCCCTCATTGCCATGGCTGGGTATCTTAACAAATATGGTCTCATCTCCTGGTTCAGCCAAACTGTAGTTAAG TTTGTTGGTGGACTCGGTTTATCGTGGCAGCTATCTTTTGGAATATTGGTTCTTCTCTACTTCTACTCCCACTACTTCTTTGCTAGTGGAGCGGCTCACATCGGTGCCATGTTTACAGCATTCCTGTCTGTTGCCAGTGCTCTAGGTACTCCTCCATATTTTGGAGCCATGGTGCTCGCCTTCCTTTCCAACCTCATGGGCGGCCTTACACACTATGGAATCGGATCTGCACCTGTTTTCTATGGTGCCAACTACGTACCTCTGGCCAAATGGTGGGGCTATGGGTTCCTCATATCTGTTGTCAACATAATTATCTGGCTTGGGCTTGGAGGGGTTTGGTGGAAGTTCATTGGCTTGTGGTAG
- the LOC118035129 gene encoding transcription factor MYB46: protein MRKPEASGKNNVNNINKFRKGLWSPEEDDKLMNYMLNNGQGCWSDVARNAGLQRCGKSCRLRWINYLRPDLKRGAFSPQEEEMIIHLHSLLGNRWSQIAARLPGRTDNEIKNFWNSTIKKRLKNLQSSNASPNTSDSSSEPSKDVMGGLISTMQEQGIFSMNMDPSLSSSSSLATSMKAMILNTMMDPLLPMLDYDHGLNMYGGAGGYESITAPPCMAQVGVLNSGTDHGFYGEGIFEGINVEIPPLESVSCMEENAKTQNIQDNNTDKYSYSSPVNSLYHRNCNITSNNKTDNIAADQMGNLWHGSEELKVGEWDLEELMKDVSAFPFLDFQ from the exons ATGAGGAAGCCAGAGGCGTCTGGGAAGAACAAcgttaataatattaacaagttCAGAAAGGGCTTGTGGTCACCAGAGGAAGACGACAAGCTCATGAACTACATGCTAAACAATGGACAAGGTTGCTGGAGTGACGTGGCAAGGAATGCTGGTTTGCAACGATGCGGCAAGAGTTGCCGGCTTCGTTGGATTAATTACTTGAGGCCTGATCTCAAGAGAGGTGCATTTTCACCCCAAGAAGAAGAGATGATCATCCATTTGCATTCCCTTCTCGGCAATAG GTGGTCTCAAATTGCGGCTCGCTTGCCAGGAAGAACCGACaatgaaatcaagaatttttGGAATTCAACAATAAAGAAGAGATTAAAGAATCTGCAGTCATCCAACGCATCACCAAACACAAGCGATTCATCCTCGGAGCCTAGCAAAGATGTCATGGGAGGGTTGATATCGACCATGCAAGAACAAGGCATTTTCTCCATGAACATGGATCCTTCACTGTCATCTTCGTCATCGTTAGCAACCTCCATGAAAGCAATGATTCTAAATACCATGATGGACCCCTTATTACCTATGCTTGATTATGATCATGGCCTAAACATGTACGGCGGTGCAGGCGGGTACGAATCCATTACCGCACCACCATGCATGGCTCAAGTTGGGGTCCTCAACAGTGGTACTGATCATGGTTTTTACGGGGAAGGGATCTTTGAAGGTATCAATGTTGAGATTCCTCCTTTAGAGAGTGTAAGCTGCATGGAGGAAAATGCAAAAACCCAGAATATACAGGATAACAACACTGACAAGTACTCATATAGCAGTCCTGTGAATAGTCTTTACCACAGAAACTGCAACATCACTAGTAATAACAAGACAGATAACATAGCTGCTGATCAGATGGGGAACTTATGGCACGGATCAGAAGAGTTAAAAGTGGGCGAGTGGGACTTGGAAGAGCTGATGAAAGATGTTTCGGCCTTTCCATTCCTTGATTTCCAATGA
- the LOC118035127 gene encoding nucleolar GTP-binding protein 1, with product MVQYNFKKITVVPKGKDFIDIILSRTQRQTPTVVHKGYAISRLRQFYMRKVKYTQTNFHEKLSTIVDEFPRLDGIHPFYGDLLHVLYNKDHYKLALGQINTARNLISKIAKDYVKLLKYGDSLYRCKSLKVAALGRMCTVIKRIGPSLAYLEQIRQHMARLPSIDPNTRTVLICGYPNVGKSSFINKITRADVDVQPYAFTTKSLFVGHTDYKYLRYQVIDTPGILDRPFEDRNIIEMCSITALAHLRAAVLFFLDVSGSCGYSIAQQAALFHSIKSLFMNKPLTIVCNKTDLQPLEGISEEDMKLVMEMKSEAMKTLVAQGGEATNDADVLLTMSTLTEDGVIAVKNAACERLLNQRVELKMKSKKINDCLNRFHVAMPKPRDQRERPPCIPQAVLEAKAKEAAEKEKRKTEKDLEDENGGAGVYSASLKKNYILANDEWKEDVLPEILDGHNVYDFIDPDILQRLEELESEEGIRQAEEGDEDFELDGEELTPEEKEALSEIRKKKSLLIQEHRMKKSTAESRPTVPRKFDKDRKFTTKRMGRQMSAMGVDPSKAITRLRERSLSRKGRKRERSTDREHDGGDAMDVDQPNKKLRLRSTSRSRSRSRPPGEVVPGEGFKDSVQKNKALKLFKNSAKKRNKDAKRGEADRVIPTLKPKHLFSGKRSIGKTQRR from the coding sequence ATGGTGCAGTATAATTTTAAGAAGATTACAGTGGTCCCTAAAGGGAAGGATTTTATTGATATCATCCTTTCTCGGACTCAAAGGCAAACACCGACTGTTGTCCATAAGGGTTATGCTATTTCTCGGCTTCGGCAGTTTTACATGCGGAAGGTGAAGTATACTCAGACGAATTTCCATGAGAAGCTTTCGACAATCGTTGATGAGTTCCCTCGTCTTGATGGTATCCACCCGTTTTATGGTGACCTCCTTCATGTGCTATACAATAAGGATCATTACAAGCTTGCCCTTGGTCAGATTAATACTGCCAGGAATCTTATTAGCAAGATTGCTAAAGATTATGTCAAGTTGTTGAAGTATGGTGATTCGTTGTATCGGTGCAAGTCTTTGAAGGTTGCTGCGCTTGGCCGAATGTGCACTGTTATTAAGAGGATTGGCCCGAGTTTAGCTTACTTGGAGCAAATCAGACAGCATATGGCAAGGCTACCTTCAATTGATCCAAATACCCGGACAGTCTTGATTTGTGGGTATCCTAACGTTGGGAAGAGCTCTTTCATCAACAAGATCACCAGGGCAGATGTGGATGTTCAACCTTATGCATTCACCACCAAGTCACTCTTTGTAGGTCACACGGATTACAAGTATCTGAGGTACCAAGTCATAGATACACCGGGGATTTTGGATCGGCCTTTTGAGGATCGTAACATTATTGAGATGTGCAGCATCACAGCTCTGGCACATCTTCGAGCTGCTGTGTTATTCTTCTTGGATGTCTCTGGGTCATGTGGCTATAGCATTGCTCAACAGGCTGCTTTATTTCATAGCATTAAGTCTTTGTTTATGAACAAACCGTTGACCATCGTCTGCAACAAGACTGACTTGCAACCACTTGAAGGGATTTCTGAGGAAGACATGAAGTTGGTCATGGAGATGAAATCAGAAGCTATGAAGACTCTAGTTGCTCAAGGAGGTGAAGCTACCAATGACGCTGATGTTCTTCTGACCATGAGTACCTTGACTGAGGATGGGGTGATTGCTGTGAAGAATGCTGCTTGCGAGAGATTGTTGAATCAGCGAGTGGAATTGAAgatgaaatccaaaaaaataaatgattgctTGAATCGGTTCCACGTTGCAATGCCAAAGCCACGTGATCAAAGGGAAAGGCCACCTTGTATACCTCAAGCAGTTTTGGAAGCTAAAGCGAAGGAGGCAGCagagaaggagaaaagaaaaacagaaaaggatTTGGAGGATGAGAATGGTGGTGCTGGTGTATACTCTGCCAGTTTGAAGAAGAATTACATCTTAGCCAATGATGAATGGAAAGAGGATGTACTCCCAGAAATTCTTGATGGTCACAATGTGTATGACTTCATTGATCCTGATATTTTGCAAAGGCTTGAAGAGTTGGAAAGTGAAGAAGGTATCCGACAGGCAGAGGAGGGAGATGAAGATTTTGAGCTGGATGGTGAGGAATTAACCCcagaagagaaagaagcattgtCTGAgatcaggaaaaagaaaagcttgCTCATTCAAGAGCATAGAATGAAGAAAAGCACTGCAGAGAGCCGGCCCACTGTACCTAGAAAATTTGACAAGGACAGGAAGTTTACGACAAAAAGGATGGGGAGGCAGATGTCAGCTATGGGAGTGGATCCTTCTAAAGCAATTACTCGTCTTCGTGAGAGGTCACTCTCGAGGAAGGGCCGCAAAAGAGAGAGGTCAACTGACAGGGAACATGATGGTGGTGATGCTATGGATGTGGACCAGCCAAATAAGAAGCTGCGTCTGAGATCTACATCTCGCTCTAGGTCGAGGTCACGGCCTCCAGGTGAGGTTGTTCCAGGAGAGGGCTTCAAGGACTCGGTTCAAAAAAACAAGGCCCTTAAGCTTTTCAAGAACTCTGCTAAAAAGAGGAACAAGGATGCTAAACGTGGAGAGGCAGATAGAGTTATTCCTACACTCAAACCAAAGCATTTGTTTTCTGGGAAACGTTCTATTGGAAAAACTCAAAGGCGTTAA